CCCCCAGGCCTGGTGTGGGCTACTCCAGCCCCGCTTTGGTACATGACTCCCCCATTAAAGACATTCACCCTTCACTGTAATGCAGGAAAGCCCAATTGCCACAGCTTTTATACCAATCACCCGGGCCCCTCTTCCAAGCTCCCCTAGATCCAGCAGCACCTGGAGACAATGCCCCATGCTCCTTCCACAGCACTGCTCTCCACACCCATCCAGCCTTTGTTCTGGAAACCCCAGAGAGGGCTGGAGCTTGACTCATCTCAGGGAATGTTGCCCCTGGGCCCTGGCTTAAGGCTACACTCCTGACCTCTCTGCTCACCCCAAGGGCCCTCTCAAAGCCCACTGCCCCTCTCTGCAGCTCCTAGGAGGTACCATTCTTCTCACTCTGGGTCCTGCCACTGCCTAGCAGTGCCCCAGCTCTCAACAGTTTAGGGAAGCTCTACACAGAGTGACCTGGAACCAGGCACAGGGAAATGTGGTGTAGCTCAATCAGTGTCTCTAACTATGTAAGCAATAAAGTCTTAATAAAGTGTTCTGGGGGTGCAGGTGGTTCCTACAATTGGCTACGATAGTCCTGCGTCTTCTTTGTTGTGTAGCTTCACTCAAACATAATTTTGTTCTCCTAGTGCCCTGAATGTCTTAATGCTCGAGTAActtacagactgggagaaaagatTCTTTTCCCCTAGTTGTTCCCAGGAGCATTATTTCCTTTCGGGCTCCATGGAGTGGAGACTGTCCTCTGTCAATAGAACTTTCCAAATTTCTCTGAAGCACAAAACTTGGGCGCTAGGGAATTCGGAGGGATTCTTGGGAATAGAAGGTATGGGCCCGGCAGGACAAACTAGATTTTAGGCTAGAGAACTCATGGGTTCAGtatggttttgattcacatttcctcTAGTTCCCTCGATATTCCTTCCTGTCATCTCTCATAGCCAGAGGAACATGAGGCCCTGCTCCCATGGGAGAATAccaagtaaacttaaaaaaaaataaaaaagaaaaataagagtgagACCTATTGGAGAATCTTAGGAAGTTGCGTAGAGTTcgggaatctttttttcttttttcttgttccttaatGTCCCTAAATGATACCAATACACTGCATCTTGTGAACCACTATGTGCAGTGTAGAACTATGGCCAGCCAGGCTtgaatttgaattctggctctgtcacttattaGCTGCCTGTCCTTGggcagttacttaacctctccaagctTTAGTTGCCTTACCTCTGAAATGGGGGTCCAATGGCACCTACCACTGTATGGGATAGTGGGGAAGGCTAAAATGAAGTTGTGGATATTCGGCGCTTAACAGGGACTGGCACAATGAGACCTGGTTAGTAGTATTGTTAATTATCCATAATGAAGATTAGCTTGGTTATTGTgtcccagctccctctcccttctagGCCCCTTAAGAATGAAGAGACAGGAAGCTGCCCCTGCAGGATTACTGATCATCAGATTTCTCCCCAGGGCTGCAATCCGGCAATGACAGGCCTCGGCCTAGTCTGCTCCCTGCCGAAGCTGCTGCTTCTGGGCTTGGAGCTCCTGGTTCTGCGTGGCCAGGCTGATGTTGTCTTGCAGGACACCAGCCAGCAGGCTGCGGTGGTGATGCTCTGGTGGTCACGGCCTGCTCCTCCCACAGCCTTCGCCAGGCTCGGAATACCTGTGCCCAGATTCAGAGATGCTCGTCAGTCAGCCAGCCTTGGAACCATTTCAAGGGCTGCCTTTTGGCCTCACTGACCTGCAGCATATGGCGTGTCCGAGCTCGGGCAGCCTGCACGTGCAGGTCATAGAGGGCTGCGAGGTCCTGCTCCGCAGTGTCCTGCTCTGCCTGAAGGGCCTCCAACTGGAGTCTCAGCACCTTCTGCTCCCGGGaccatctctgcctctccttgccGGCCTTCAGTGATAATACATATTCTTTGTTCAGTGCcacctgtgtgccaggctctgttctaaacACTTcatgtgtattatttcattttatccaatGAAAACCATATGGGGTAGTTGCCATTTTAGTTTTCCAAATCTGGTAGATACGGAAACTGTGGATCAGAGAAGTGACCTAACCTGCCCAAATTCACATGGCTAGTGAGGGACAGAACTGAGATGACATGTGCCTTTCAGTGGTTCTCTGTCATTCTTAGGGTAAAGTCCAAATTCAGAGGCATGGCACACACTGGTTTCTTTAGCCTCGCCTCTGACTCTGCACCTGTCAGGCCCTGCCAGCTGGGCAATTTGCTATACCCAGACTGTACCTTGCCACTGCTTCCCTCTGGACCTTTGCTCATACAGTATTGTCCTCAGAACATATCCCAACCCCCATGGAcacaaattttcttaatttgttcaaACAAGTTATATTTACTCAGTGCCTCTATGTGATGAGTACAGACTGCCCAAGCGGAGCTCAGTCTAGTGAATTCCTCtggctgatttcttttttttttttttttttttttttttttttctcagctaaATGCCATCTTCTGTAATCCACTCCAGCCTGGGTCAGGCACACCTCTTTGTTCCCACAGGCCCTTAGCTCCCTGCATCACAGCACTTAGCACTGAAAATTGCTTCATCTGTCCCCCACAAAGCTGTGAAGACTATGAGAGAGGTTATGGCCCAGTATGTTGTGATTGAGGCTGGACCCCAGCACACTGCCTGGACCAATTAGAAGGAGCCTCAAGTCCCCTACTTGACCCTCCTTACCTCCTTTGCAGCCACCAGGCCTTTGACCTGGTCAcctgccacctcctcctcctgttcCAAATGCTTCAGCTCCTCTTGGATCCATATTTGGTGCTGTTCATGCAGTCTCTTCCTCCGCGCCTGGGCCAAGAAGAACTGCAGGGCCACATCTGGGACCTCCCAGGCCTAGGTGGCATTAGTCTAGGCTCAGCCAGAAGCCCATGTGTGTCCACAGCCTTGGGACTCAGGGTCCAACTTTTCAACAGAACCCCACTACCAAGACTGCTCCTAGAACTACAGCCAGGACCTAATGGCCTTTAAGAGCCTGTAGCCTGGACAGAGACTTGAAGGTCATAGGGACAAAGGGGAGGTATCGGCCCTACCAGTAGGTGCCATGGAGGCCTGAAGGATCCTATACCCCTAATGTGACCCAGTAGGAAAACAGCCTTCCTTCCCATGCCCCTCCCTTAGGAACCACGTAGCCTTTTGGGTCTTCTTTTTGCCAGAAGCTCCATATTTCTCCCTGATGTCGCGGCAGGGAAGCAGTAGACATATTAACTGGGCTCTGCAACTCCACTCCCCCAGCAGCTTCCAGCTGTTCTGGGGCACGTGAGGTATTACCTGTTCCTCAGAGTCCCTAAGAGGATGATTTTGGTGGAGCCCGAGTCCTAGAGATGCTGTTATTCCTACCACTGGAAGAAAATGCAGCTAAGCCCAGTAAAGGTGGAGAAGATACCCAGCTCCACCCCAAGCCCCAAACCCACCTTCAGGCTCTCCCTGGAAGCCTGGGCTGTGGTGTGCTGTTGAATCTATCACCTGCTGAGAAAATAGTAGGAGTGAGAATTCCATACCCTTCTTCCCAGGATAGTGTGAGTTAAGCTCAGGGCTTTAAAATCAGATAGATCGgggtcccagcccctcctctcctcagctgtgtgacctcaggcaggtgaCTAGTCTTTTGAATCCATGTAAAATAGAGCTGATGAAAGTTGTAGAGAGCATGAAATAAGATAAGGCACCCAAACCACAAGTGACAGGCACTGTTCAATAAATGGGAGCTTACATGCCTAATTCCCGAGCTGTAAAAACAAGTTGTAAGTAATTACGAAAAGGGCAGGGGAGGTGGACAGGAGCCGCATTCCAGCCGCACTGTGGCAAATCCTGGAAGACAGTGCCCCCTTCTGTACAGAACCGGCCATGCAGTCTAAACACATGCAAAAGTACCATGTTGAGTCTAAAGGCTTGGTATGTTTGCCCCTCTGTTACCTTGTATCAGTGACCCTGAGATACCCAgatcacctctctgagcctcagtttgctcacctgAAAAATGTAAGCAGTATTAtcttctctgcttaaaaaaattttatggtttcCCCGTTGACCTTCAAGATGAAGTCCAAACATCTCAATAAATTTACAAGGCCCTTTATGACCTGGCCcctgcttcactttttttttttccccacttcacTCTTCAATCCTTCTCTCTTGACTCTTCTTCAAACTATTCTCCAGCAAAGTGAGCTACTTGCAGTCCCCAAAAGAGATCAAGCTCTCACTTATTTCTGAGACTTTGCCTGTTATCTTctgtgcctggaatgttctctcaTTTTCCTGGCCACCTCCTTCAGGAATTAACTTCCTCCATGaaacattccttccttctcttgccAAGACTAACTTAGATGCCCCATAGAACCCTGTGTTGATAAGGCCTTCAGAGCATTGATCATCTTGTTGTAATTGTTTCTTTCCAGAAattgtaaactccatgaggacagggatttcCCAGGGTCTACATAGcactgtgcctgacacatagtgagAAGTCAGTAAACGTCTGGGAATCAATAAATTAGTGAATGAAGGAAGGGCCTCCACATAGTGCTCTGCAAACAGGACAGGAAGCCAGACATCAATGGGGCTCCTAAGAGGTTGAACGAGAAGACCTACCTGTAGTGCTGGAAGCCCCACAGCCTCAGCTTTTACCCTTTCGAGCATCCGGCTTCTTGGGCGCTGGCTCCAGGCTTTTACCACCTGTAGAGAGAGGGTTCAGGGAGCCTCCAGCCGTTGCTTTCTCAGGCACCTCCAGGCCTCACCTTGCTTACCTGCAATTCTCGCAATGCCCTGCCCAACTGGCTGAGCCCACTCTCTTTCAGGTTGTCTCCAAGGAGGCCTGAACGCAGGCTCTTCAGGCCAGCACGGCGGACCTGGGCCTCTTCTACCGCATCCCACAGGGTAGGCCTCACCTGTTTCACCTGCATCCTCCTTCCCTCGGCCCCTAACAGAGCAGCCCAGAGCAAGCTCAGGGAGCCACCTAGTGAGGGGAGATTCAGAGTGAACCACTCCTGGATTCCAAAGGACGCCACCtgtaatacttttaatttttattaatagtgCTATTTATAAAGACAGCTAATATCTATCAGGTGTTTACATGTGCTTGTTGGCACCACGCTAAGGCTTTGCACGGATCCCCTTTTCATCCACATAACACTCCAGTGGGGCAGCAACTCTAATTTGTCTTACCCCCGCACTTTCTAGATGAAGCAAATGAAGCtagctcagagaagtcaagcaaCTTCCTGGTGAGTAGCAGAGCTAGAACTCAAGTCCAGTTCTGTCTGGCATTAAGGCCTGGGCCCTTAATCATGGTACCAAACTGGCCAGCGTATACACACACTTTTGTCCTTCACTGCTTTTCCTTGAGGGCATGAACTGCCCTAACTTATCCTCCTTActccacagggcctggcacagtaCGTAGTCTGGGAGTATATTAGTCAAATTAATGTACTTTTGTTGATTGGGAGACAGAGAGccaggctcttttttttcttttacctttgttatagaaaatttcaaacatatacaaagtaAAGGAAACCCATCTATTTATCACCCACCTTCAATAATTATCAACTCTTGACCATTCTTGTTTGATCTATACCCTCCACTTGACCTCCCACACGTCTCTGACATCATATCATTTCACAGAGGCCCGATATTTAATAAGTGTGTGAAAACAGGCaagttctttcccttctctgatcctccctttcctcacttataaattaagcttccctctctttcctcatctaaGTTGGATGTGTCTCATGGGGTTATGGTAAGAATAAAAGGCATTGTATAAAAGTTCTTGGTAAACTGTTGAAAGTCTCTGAAGGGTGAGGAGTTGCTTTTACTACTGGCCCTGCCTCTCCAGACTTTGGCAACCTAACCATCCTGGGTCCTTTCTGAATCCTGGCCCTCCCAGAGGGTCAGGCTCTCTCTGGACTGCGGGTGGGGCTGCAGCTGATTTGGTGAGAGGGTGAGTCAGGCATAAGTTAGATCCCAGAGCTTCCCCTAGAACCCCATACCCTCCCTCCAGGCCACCTTGAGGGTCCAGGCGAAGAAGAAGGCCACTGTAGTTGTTTCCTTCCAGAAGCTGTGCAACAATCCATGGCAGAGAGCCTTCCACCGCCTCACCAATAACCTTACCAGCCAACACCTGCAGCAGGGGGCAATCtctgccagagggagggaggaagaaaagagatgtcCACTGGTGGATGGGGAAAGAAACTGGCCCAAATCACACTCTGATGGAAAGGTTGACTATTTCCAGTAACTTTGGTGCACCACCAGGCAGATTTGCAATCTTGCctagatctttattttattttattttattatttttaaagttatacagTGTATTCTCCTAGTACAAAATTCAATTTgtctatctgataagggacttgtgtCCAGAATGTTTAAAGAACTCTTACACCTCAGTAATAAAAGACTAATCACCCAATTTAAAATGGCAAAGCAAGGCCATCatgaaaatggcagagtaggGAACTCTGGGAGTCTGTCCTTTGCAAGAAACATGTGGCAAAAATGGTCAGAATCAACCTTCCTGGAACTCTGGGGGACAGTCAAAGGTTTACAGCAACCAAGAGAATACTTCACTGAGAGAAACCCAACTTAAATATGTTGAGCTCTTTGTGGTGTTTTAACTTACCCCAGCCCCAACCTCTTCCCCAGCACAGAGGTGGTCTTGAAAGCAACAACCCACATTTCTGGTGGGGGTACTTGGCTCTGGAGGGAGCTGAGCAGACCTTGTTCCCAAGGAATTGTGTTTGTTGTTTTGACTCTCTAGGGCTTCCCCCAAAAGGACTGACAAAAGGGGCTTCCCTTTGTTTCACTTGCCTCGGAACTTTCTCAGGGCCGAACAGCTATGCTGGAGGACAGTCCCTCAAAACAttgaaagatgaaagaatgagCAAAAATAACAGttggagcaggggcgcctgggtggcacagcagttgggcgtctgccttcggctcagggcgtgatcccggcgttatgggatcgagccccacatcaggctcttccgctatgagcctgcttcttcttctcccactccccctgcttgtgttccctctctcgctggctatctctatctctatcgaataaataaataaaatctttaattaaaaaaaaataacagttggAGCAAACAACAGATGCACGGAAAGTCTGGGAAGAAAAGTTGGGGAGTGAGATTTTGGGGGAATAAGGAAAATTCCCCCACGCCCTAGGGATCCTAGGAAGCCACACACATCCCCAGGGCAGGATGCATACtgagaaaagacctgagaagatCCTGAGTTTTCATTTCTGGCTTATTTTTAAGCTCAGTGCAAGTGGGAAGTGAGGCTAAGGCAGAGCCATAAATGTACTGGCTAAGCATAGAAGGACCAACCCAACACAGAGCCAATCTACAGaatcttggaaattttttttcttttttctcttctttctttctcttttttttcctttaaaaaaagggggggttggTCCCAGCAGTTTAAGGAATTCTATGTCAGGTCACTAGTTAACCACTGAGATAACAGAATGGAGACTTCAGTGAGCACAAAGAAAACAGTCTTTGCAAAAATTGTTTGGAAAAGTAACTAAGCAAGCAGATAGCTGCAGCCCATAGCAAGCAACAATGCCAACCCTAGAAAGGATGTAGAATCTGGTTTTCAGAATTATCACATTATCATACCCAAAATGTCAGAgcattaaggaaaagaaatggagacttAAGAGACTAGCACAATAAAGAATATagtctttacaaaaataaaaattctcaaattggCCAGTTTCCAACCAATTTGGTTGGAAATCCAACCAACAAATTCCAACCAAAAATATCAGGCCTGCAAATAAACAAGAACGAATGGCCcacccacaggaaaaaaaaaatatgaacagaaacttCCCTGAGGAAGTATAGACTCTGGGTTCATTACACAAAGACTTTAATTCAACTATCTTAAATATGctcagaaaactaaaagaaatcaagaaaatgatgtctcaatgaattgaaaatatcaacagaagcatagaaattataaaaaaggaaccaagtagaggggctcctggctggctcagttggtggagcatgaggctcttgatctcagggtcatgagttcgagccccacggtgggtaTAAAtcttacttaataaaataaaataaaataggaaccaagtagaaattctggagctgaaaagtacagTAACTGAAATCATAAATTCCCTAGAGGGCAGATTTGAGCAGGCACAAGAAAGGATctcagcaggggcgcctgggtggcacagcggttaagcgtctgccttcggctcagggcgtgatcccggcgttatgggatagccccacatcaggctcctccgctatgagcctgcttcttcctttcccgttccccctgcttgtgttccctctctcgctggctgtctctatctctgtcgaataaaaaaaaaaaaaatttaaaaaaaaaaaaaaaaaaaaaaaaaagaaaggatctcAGCAAAGTtgaaaataagtcaaacagaatTATGCAGtccaagaagcagaaagaaaaaatgaaggaaaatgaccCTAAGGGACCGGAGGATGCATCAGGTGTATAAACATAGGCAGAATGGAAATctcagagggaaaggagaaaaagggggcagaaagattatttgaagaaataatgctcaaaaaattcccccaaattttatgaaaaacattaatctatACATCCAAGGagctcaacaaattcaagaaggaTAAGCTCAAAGAGATCCAtgccaagacatattataatcaAACTCtcaaaagccaaagagaaaaccTTGAAAATAGCATAAGAGAAGCAACTATGTACAAGTGATACTTCATAAGAccaatttctcatcagaaattatagatgccaggtgcccctgggtggctcagtcagttaagcatctgcctttggctcaggtcatgatcctgggatcaagccccacgtcatggggcgggggggtccttgctcagcaggaaacctgcttctccctctccctctgcctgccactccccctgcttgtgctctctctctctcactctcgctctctctcaaataagtaaataaaatctttaaaaaggaaagaaagaaattatggaggccagaagtcagatGACATGCTTAAAGTGCTGTAAGACTAAGCCTGTCAACTAAGAATTCTATACCTGGGAAAATTATCCTTCAAGAATGGGGAGAAATTAAAGTATTATCAGATTAGTAAAAGCTGATGGAATTCATTGCAAGTAGACCTGCCTTAcgagaaatgctaaaggaagggGTCCTTCACCACGTCCGAGGTGAGGAAAGGAGAGTCTGGGGTTGCCCTGTGTCTGCATCCATATTTCAGCCTCCCCCCCAGCCACCACTCCCCAAAGCAGTCAGAAGACTCCATCAGACTTACAGGGCTCTGGGGAGCTGCAGGATCCTCAAGGCCCCTCGCCATATGccctggatcccaggcccctcaGGAGGATCGGGCCCTGGGCAGGACATGGTGACAGTGAGCAGAGAGCAGGCCCTGTGAGAAGAGGGTAGGATCAGGCCAAACATctaagggatgggggtgggaggtgacaGATACCCTCCTGTCCTCACCTGCCTTTGCCCCCTGCAGCCTGCAAGTACACCTCCGAGGCTGCTCTTGAGTCAGACACCTCCACCTCACTGGCATTTTCCACCACCCTGCAGGAAGGGGAGGCTGAGCTCAACTCCTAAGCACCAGGGTTCTGTCCAGCCCCCCAGAACCTCTGTTTGGGAAGTCCATTGGGATCCCAGGAGCCTGTGAGAATCATCCCCAATTTCCAAGCTCAGTGTATCCCCTAAAAGCCTCTCATCTTCATGATCTCTTTTTGCCTCCTATCATCTGCCCAGTGAGGCAAAGAGGCTCATTGggatttctcccattttacagatggagaaactgaagttcTGCTCCGTGAGATGCTCAAATCTCCCAGAATGATAATGACTGAGTTGAAGAGGTGTAAACGGATAGGGTAAGAAGAGTGAGAGGGTTGGGGATATGAGATGCAGGGAAGAGGATGAGAGGGCATGATAAGCATGACCCCAAGTGCGTGGCAGTGGGGAGAAATCTCCAAGGGCTGGGTTTGGGAGTGTCGGCCCTGCTTTAAGACAAGCACCCTCAGATCCCGTTGGGCCCTGGACACTCACAAGCCCAGGGGAGACACATCTAGCACTGACAGGTTCTCTGTCCCTGGAGAGAGCAGGTCCCGAGTCCTCCCGCCGCGGCTGAGCTGGAATCACGCAAGCACAGCACTGGTTACAAACAGAGCCTTTCCCAGACTTCAGCTCACACAATCCTCCCGCCGGGGCCCTGTGGGCCAACCAGGGCACCAAAATTCTGccatttcaagaaggaaaaaggagaccTTGAAGGGCAAGCCCACGCTGGTGAGCAACAGAATGAGGCTGGGCTCAAGCTCCTCTGGGTGCTCACAAGCCTCAGGCTCTTTCTGCAGGACCGCAGGGGCCTTGGCTTCCAGGTCTCCCCTCCCTACAGGGTCTCACCTGCACCAGGCTAAGAGTAATAAGCACAGGATCAGGACCTCCGCAGGGCAGAGCTTCCTCAAATAGCATCTGCAATAGCTAAAGTGGAGAAAGAGCTTCAGTGGGGACGCAGAAAGGATTAATCCGAAGCCCTGAAAACAAAACCGTCAAGTTTATTACCAGTATTATGAAAAACTGTGAAGATTAGATCTCCCTGGATATTTGATCTTTGCACACCACCCCTCCCTGACCCTCACCCCATgggccccagcctcccaccttccccaaccTCTCAATCGCTGCCCAGATTGGCCCTGGCAAAACATTCTGTATGGTCTGCAGTGCATTCTAGGAACCCCAAGGAGGGGAACCTAATCCAGctaggaaggggaaggaaagttTCTCAAAGGTATCCAGCAGGAAGCAACACCTGAGCCTCAGGAGACCTATGCCTGGTGGCTCCTCTGGGACTCACCTGAGGTACGAGCCGGGGTGTCTCTGCTTCCCGACCCCGAAGCAGTAGCGCCACACTGTACCCTCGGGCCACCAAGCCTAGTGTGGACTGGACTCGTGCTAGCAGCTCCTGCTCAGCCTCCTGCGGGGGATGCAGAGACATCCCCTGATCTCAGGTGCCCTGACCCAGTCTGTCCGAGCAGAAGGCTTGGGAAGCACTCAGCATTCCAGGATCCAGGAGCCTGAGGGCTCCCGTGCTCCTCCCATCTCCCTACAAACCCCCTACCTGAGCAGCATCAGAGCCCAGGACTCTGTCAAAGGTGATGCGTCGTTCCTGTGGGGAGTGCTAGGCTCAGCATTGTCATCCCAGTCTTCCCCAGCCTTCACCCGCACCCCATCCCATTTTTACCTGAGTGTCTAGAGTGCCCGGCTGAAGCAAGCAGATGCTCTTGGGCCCCTCCAGAAGGAGTGTGGGGCAACAGGTGTCCTCAGGGCCTGAGAAAGATGGACTACATATCAGCTCTCATGGGCGAAACTGCCAGGACTCCTAGGGCCTGCTCTCAactttggcctcagtttcctaacctAGAATACTACACACAGGAGCAGAGCCCCTGAGAGGGAGAGCTTCCTCAAACAGCATCCGCAGCAGCTAAAGCAGCAAAATGACCTCatccttcccctctcccaagaGGCTCCCCCAGGCCGCACTCCCTCTAAGAATGAATGTGTAAGGACCTCTTACCTGATCCTCTCCCTTGCTCTACTTCCACCACTACAGTCAGCCTGGCCTGGGGGTTGACCATGAGGGCTGGCGGCACAGAGCTGTCCTGGCTCAAAGCAGCCCCTGCGCTTGCTGCCTCTCCACACTCCATGGCTTCCATGCCTCTCAGATTCCCCTCAATAATTCATCTCCCTGATctgagggctctggggagggccTCTAAATAACAACTTATCAAAGGAGGTGACagtccccccctttcttttcttttcttttcttttcttttcttttcttttcttttcttttccttttctttgtgtgtttgtttgattgttttagTGAGTATAAGCAATATaagtttattaagcaaggatacagaaaaagctctccgGGGTGAAAGGGATCCCCATAGGGttaaactctttctttttcttgaaagattttatttatttatttgagagagagagaacgtgcaaaaacatgagtgggggaggggcagagggagagtgacgGAGCCCAGAAGGACCccgatatgacctgagccaaagtcagacacccaAGTGTCCCAACAGTCCCCTCTTTTCTGAGTCAGAACATTGCAttggattcttcttttt
The Ailuropoda melanoleuca isolate Jingjing chromosome 3, ASM200744v2, whole genome shotgun sequence DNA segment above includes these coding regions:
- the LOC105235977 gene encoding LOW QUALITY PROTEIN: uncharacterized protein LOC105235977 (The sequence of the model RefSeq protein was modified relative to this genomic sequence to represent the inferred CDS: deleted 1 base in 1 codon) — its product is MSLPPSLDIVLEILVMAITQEKEINDIQAGKQELTLQFQFRKALSQCLHHSPHFISSRRHLIILHPHKKRKSPEDTCCPTLLLEGPKSICLLQPGTLDTQERRITFDRVLGSDAAQEAEQELLARVQSTLGLVARGYSVALLLRGREAETPRLVPQLLQMLFEEALPCGGPDPVLITLSLVQLSRGGRTRDLLSPGTENLSVLDVSPLGLVVENASEVEVSDSRAASEVYLQAAGGKGRACSLLTVTMSCPGPDPPEGPGIQGIWRGALRILQLPRALDCPLLQVLAGKVIGEAVEGSLPWIVAQLLEGNNYSGLLLRLDPQGGSLSLLWAALLGAEGRRMQVKQVRPTLWDAVEEAQVRRAGLKSLRSGLLGDNLKESGLSQLGRALRELQVVKAWSQRPRSRMLERVKAEAVGLPALQVGLLVQPLRSPIDVWLPVLFAEHYVEALPSFTNLLIPRRLLTSHYVSGTVLCRPWEIPVLMEFTISGKKQLQQDDQCSEGLINTGFYGASKLVLAREGRNVSWRKLIPEGGGQENERTFQAQKITGKVSEINCMAGSVQKGALSSRICHSAAGMRLLSTSPALFIQQHTTAQASRESLKAWEVPDVALQFFLAQARRKRLHEQHQIWIQEELKHLEQEEEVAGDQVKGLVAAKEAGKERQRWSREQKVLRLQLEALQAEQDTAEQDLAALYDLHVQAARARTRHMLQVFRAWRRLWEEQAVTTEHHHRSLLAGVLQDNISLATQNQELQAQKQQLRQGAD